The region AGGTAAAACTCTCCCATCTTAGAGTTTTTGGTTGTGCAGCATATGTGCACATTAGTGATCAAGGCAGAAACAAACTCGATCCCAAATCAAAGAAGTGCACTTTCATTGGTTATGGTGAAGATGAGTTTGGTTACCGCCTTTGGGATGACGAAAATAAAAAGATGATCCGCAGTAGAGATGTGATCTTTAACGAAAGAATGATGTACAAGGACAAGCCAAATACATGTGCCAGCAACTCAGAATTGAGTGGGTCAGCTTTTGCAGAGGTGGATGATGACCCAGAAAGTCCTACAGTTGAGAGTCCTCAATCAGAGGAAACAACTGAACCAGGCAATGAGCAGCAGTCTGACAGAACAGAGCATCCTACTCCAGCTCCTGCATTGAAGAGGTCTTCTCGAACTCATGTGCCTAACAGGAGATACATGAGCTACATGTTGTTGACAGATGGAGGAGAGCCTGAAGACCATGCAGAAGCATGTCAGACCGCAGATGCGAGCAAATGGGAGCTTGCCATGAAAGACGAGATGAAGTCTTTGATCTCCAATCAGACATGGGAACTAGCAAAGTTACCTATGGGAAAGAACGCACTTCACAACAAATGGGTGTATCGAGTGAAGGAGGAGCACGACGGCTCTAAAAGATATAAAGCTCGGCTAGTTGTAAAAGGATTCCAACAAAAGGAAGGAGTTGATTGCACCGAGATTTTTGCACCGGTTGTGAAGCTCAATACTATCAGGTCTGTTTTAAGTATTGTTGCCAGTGAAGAGCTCTACCTAGAGCAGCTGGATGTGAAGACTGCATTTCTTCACGGAGACTTAGATGAGGAGATCTACATGCACCAACCAGGTTTCTCAGAGAAAGGGAAAGAGAATATGGTGTGCAGATTAAAGAAAAACTTGTATGGCCTGAAACAAGCTCCAAGACAGTGGTACATGAAGTTTGAAAGCTTCATGCACAAGGAAGGTTTCAAGAAGTGCAATGTTGACCATTGTTGTTTCTTCAAGAGGTATAACTCCAGTTATATCATTTTGCTACTTTATGTCGATGATATGTTAGTAGAAGGTTCAGATATGGCCGAGATCATAAACTTGAAGAAGCAGTTGTCAAAAGAATTTTACATGAAAGACTTGGGACCAGCTAAGAAGATCCTTGGAATGCAAATCACGAGAGATAAGCAAAAGGGAACTTTGCAGTTATCTCAGGCGGAGTACATCAACCGTGTTTTGCAAAGATTTAACATGGGCAACGCCAAATCGGTTAGCACACCTTTGGCTAGTCATTTTCGTCTATCAAAGGATCAGCCTCCTTATatagaggaagaaaaagaattaATGGAGAATATTCCTTATGCTTCAGCTATTGGAAGTTTGATGTACGCGATGGTCTGCACGAGGCCAGACATTGGCCATGCAGTGGGAGTTGTAAGCAGGTTTATGTCAAATCCAGGTAAAACTCATTGGGAAGCTGTTAAATGGATTTTGAGGTATCTACGAGGAACTCAAGAAAAATGTTTGTGCTTTAGTAAGGGTGAGATAAAAGTACAAGGCTACGTAGATGCAGACTTTGCAGGTGAAGTTGATCACCGAAGAAGCACCACTGGTTACATATTTACTGTTGGTACGACAGCTGTTAGTTGGATGTCGCGGGTACAAAAGATTGTTGCTCTATCCACTACAGAGGCTGAATATGTAGCAGTAACAGAAGCTAGCAAAGAATTGATATGGCTTCAAGGTTTGTTAACAGAGTTGGGATTCATCCAGGAGAAGAGTGTTTTGCATAGTGACAGCCAAAGTGCAATACATCTGGCAAAGAATTCAGCATTTCACTTTAGAACGAAGCATATTGACCTCCGTTATCACTTCATCAGATCTCTACTTGAGGATGAGGTACTAACGTTGAGAAAGATTCTGGGAAGCAAGAATCCAGCAGACATGTTAACAAAGGTGGTTGCTATTGACAAACTGAAGTTGTGCTCAACTTCAGTTGGCCTGCAGGAATGACAAACCAAAGAAGGCCGCTGCATGATCAAGGTGTGAAAACCGACTGAAGTCAGTCTTCAAGTGGGAGATTGTTGGTCAAAGACTCTACACTATAGCCTTGCCACCCATTCTATAAACTACCCTTGGAAATTCATGGAAGGAAATTAATGCATTGTTAGAGGGATAGATGGACGGTgcagcaatgttgaaaatgctAATATGCATACACACACAAATGCATAGAAATTGGTTTCATTTCAGCTTCTATAAATAGCAACGCAAGCTGAAGGAAATATTCATTCCAACAGAGTGAGAGCATTTTCAATATTGGGAGTTAGAGAGAAATTTTCTAGTGTGAGAAAAATTTCTGTGAGATAAACTCTTGGGGTGTAATTGGGTTGTGGGTTTGTGAGAGAGTGTGAGTGTTTGTAAACACAGTGTATATTTCTCCTTTCTATAAAAGGTCTGCAGCAGCCCGAAGACGTAGGCATAATTGGCCGAACTCCGTTATCAATTTGTGTGTGTTCTATTATTCTGCATTTAATCACTATTCCACGAATCTGATTATGGGGAAATTTTGCGTAGTTTCCTAACAAATCTCCAGCACCGAAATCTCTTGAAACTTATTGGGTGTTGCATTCAAGATGATGAGAGACTTTTGATTTATGAATTCATGGTCAACAGAAGCTTGGACAACATCATTTTTGGTTGAGATTCTATCCTACTTCAATAGTTTGTTTTCTGTAAACATGATCACCAATTTCCCATCATGCTAACTATGCTTAAACCTCTATATATCAGATCAAACAAAAAGCAGCTTACTGCATTGGGTTCAACGCTTTCAAATTATTAGTGGGATTGCTAGAGGAGTCCTCTATCTTCATGAAGATTCAACACTAAGGATTGTTCACAGAGATCTCAAGACCAGTAACATTCTTCTTGATGAACATATGAATCCAAAAATATCAGATTTTGGTCTTGCTAGGATATTTGGGGTAGATGAAGCtgaaggaaaaacaaaaagagTAGTGGGAACCTTGTAAGCATGTTAAGATAACCCTTCTTTCATTACTTTATGTCTTACACACTATTCTTTTATTACTTATTTTTCATTGAGTTACTTTTTTTATTGTTCTATTGCAGTGGTTATATATCTCCTGAGTGCATCCGAGGAACTTTCTCTGTGAAATCAGATGCCTTTAGCTTTGGTGTCATTGTACTAGAGATAATTTGTGGAAAGAAGAACATGGAATTTTTTCACAATTATAATCTTGACCTTCTATGCCACGTAAGTGTAACGATTACGAGTATGTTTGGATGCAGGTCAAAGAGCACTTATCAGAGCTTATCCAACAGTTTTTCTGggagataagctccaataagcgcTCTTTAGTCCGTATCCAAATGAGACGAAAGCTCACTTATAAATTCTATGTGTGATTAGCACTAGCTTCCTATGTGAACTTGCTAACTgataatttcaattttcatgGCCTTCAGGCATGGAGAGTGTGGAGTGAAGAGAAGCCTTTGGAATTGATAGATGAATCACTAGGTGATTCAATGGCATTATCTGAAGTGTTCAGATGCATTCACATTGGGCTCTTATGTGTACAAGAGAGACCAGAGGACAGGCCAGACATGTAAGGTGTAGTTTTAATGCTGAATGGTGAGAAATCATTGCCCGAACCAAAGGAGCCTGCATTTTATCCACAACAATTTGGTTCTCCTTCAAACAATTATGAACTGGGCTCAACCAATGAAATTTCTATCACACAATTAGATGCAAGGTAGTTTGTAAAGACTAGTTTTACAGAGATGAGCAATTGTTGCAGTAGATTTTAACAATTAGTATGAGTTCAAGTTAGTTTCCTGAACCTTCTTGCACAAGCAAGAGCTTCATCCCATTACTGTACTTAAAGACCATCTGTTGTGAAAGGAGATTTTTATAGTTCCTTTTATTCCCTTAAATAAGAACACATGTTACATTGAACTAGTGTAATTTTTTAGTAATAAGCATTTGTAAAAGAGTTGCTCCTGGCATTCCATAATATTTTTAGTTACATGGAGGGGTTAAGCTCCCAGCATTTGGAAAGAATCCACAAACTAACAACCAACCGGtattaaataacttttttttagttACAAGGAGGGGTTAAGGTCATGTTAGATATGTTCTTCAAGAAACTGAATCCATAATCTTTCATACATTAATAAGTTCAAGAATCCTCTCACCGTGTGTTGTATTGTAGCTACCTTCTGTCCTATCCTCGTCGTCCATGTGTTCCATTCGCCTCCCTCAGCCACCACCATCAAAGCTACGAAATCAAGAGGTTCTAGCGATGAACCCCTCAAATTGCGTTAAACACTAAGCTATCTGTATCGAAGATCACCTCTTAAAAACTAAGCACCAAGGACACTTGCATTGCCCACCAAGGTTCCATCCTCTTTGCTCAAAATGAAAGCATAAGCTGGTTTTGTTGTGAAACATCCATCATTCGAGCCAGCCCAAATATATTTATCCACCTAAGACCTGCGAGCTAGAGGGATGTGCAGTTGTGCAGGATGGTTTGCTCGACATAATTGATCTTTTAAAactaagtgtttttttttttcaaattatccTCTGATGTGACAATATGAAGCATAAAAATCAGCAATCAGCAAACACTTACAAAACTATGACTCTATGAGTATTTGTCTTAATCttgttatatattattttaaaggAATTGCTCTGGTAGCCTATAAGAATGAGAGGGTTCAGTACCCTACAATTCATTCTTTAGACCATTAAGGTCTAAtgtaggggattcaagcacctCGATTGCACTGGTAGTAGAGCGAGAAATCACAAATAAAGCACACATcatctttggtcacgcagttcggccaaattgcctacctctgcggctatagagtagctatagctcctttgtattacttgtggcatgaagcatgtggtaccaagtacaacttttagggttacattgttatcttatttatagtggattctattgatctctattttacaataaaatcctaataaatcctataacaatcccttaaaaccttttacaatccacattaaatcaaatcctaataaactaaagattttagcccaaaatataatgagccaaatctcaacaTCTAAGttgtaattttattaaaaaatattacattAAAATTAtgccaaaacaaagtaaaaggtATAGTACCCTTCCCTTTTAAATGGATAAAAAAGAAATTGCCTTATTTTAATGACTTAATACATCataaggcccctgtaattgtaaagggaatcaaatccagggcctaaaaaatttttgcatcaaattgggtccttagaatttttttttaattcaattaaggccaaagtgtgtcaaccttcaattttatctcagtcatcaattccacgtggcttttattattattttttaatgaaaaaaataataaaatattatttttaattccaactcaattaaataatcagaaaaaaaaattaaaaacttaataaataacctaatctaataatccttaactaaacaaactaataatctaactaataaactaatctaataatccttaactaaacaaactaataatctaactaataaactaatctaataatctaacctaatctaatctaataatccctaTAACCAATCCCTAATTTAAACATTTTcacccccaaattgaaccccTAAGGCAATTGAATTTCAGAACCCCCAAACTACCTCCAATCTGACTAACTAAACTCCCTAGCTTTTCCACGCATACAACAAAAATCCTTGAGTTGCCTTCAATATAATCAACAAGATTTTCAGCAGCAATTAATAGTAGAAAAGATGCTCACCATTCCACTGAGAACTAGAAACACGCATTGAACATGTAGATGAAAGCTTCATAGGCTGGCCGAGCATACTCTTGGATTGGAAATCCATTCGTATATTGTGaaggaaaacttcttttttttgCCCACTAAACCCATAATCAAACCAAAATCAAACATACTCTTAGATTGGAAAACCACTAAACCCAGAATCAAACCACCAAATCCATAATCAAACCAGCAGAATTTTCTTAAAACCCCACCTGCAAAACCGAATCAAACCAATGAGACATAACCAtgtaaacccaaaatcaaaaatTGGGGGGAAATTGAGAAACaagttatgaagaagaaattgaaatGGAATCTGACCTTGATTGGAGGAGAGGGCTTTAAGGTCGAGCAGAGGCCAGCAATAGTGGTGGAGATCGGAGGAGGGGGTGTTGAGGTCGAGTAGA is a window of Lotus japonicus ecotype B-129 chromosome 5, LjGifu_v1.2 DNA encoding:
- the LOC130718332 gene encoding cysteine-rich receptor-like protein kinase 34, with product MVNRSLDNIIFDQTKSSLLHWVQRFQIISGIARGVLYLHEDSTLRIVHRDLKTSNILLDEHMNPKISDFGLARIFGVDEAEGKTKRVVGTFGYISPECIRGTFSVKSDAFSFGVIVLEIICGKKNMEFFHNYNLDLLCHAWRVWSEEKPLELIDESLGDSMALSEVFRCIHIGLLCVQERPEDRPDM